One segment of Takifugu rubripes chromosome 5, fTakRub1.2, whole genome shotgun sequence DNA contains the following:
- the sox10 gene encoding transcription factor SOX-10 isoform X2, protein MYSKMSREEQSFSEADLSPGMSDDSRSLSPGHSSGATGGGDSPLLGSQQPHLAGMDNTTASCSSAKSDDEDERFPVEIRDAVSQVLNCYDWTIVPMPVRVNSGSKNKPHVKRPMNAFMVWAQAARRKLADQHPHLHNAELSKTLGKLWRLLNESDKRPFIEEAERLRKQHKKDYPDYKYQPRRRKNGKPGSGSGSEADGHSEGQSHSPPTPPTTPKTEPQSGKVGDGKREGSTNGGSRSTVEGEGSSVAPGSGKPHIDFGNVDIGEMSHEVMVNMEPFDVNEFDQYLPPNGHPGVGQTAGAAAAVAGNPASYTYGISSALAAASGHSAAWLSKQQQHQHHGTPLGSDASKAQIKSEAGGTGGHFAESASAGAHVTYTPLSLPHYSSAFPSFASRAQFADYADHQASGSYYAHSSQASGLYSAFSYMGPSQRPLYTAITDPANVPQSHSPTHWEQPVYTTLSRP, encoded by the exons ATGTATAGTAAGATgtccagagaggagcagagctttTCGGAGGCTGACCTCAGTCCTGGGATGTCTGATGACAGTCGCTCACTTTCTCCGGGTCACTCCTCCGGCGCAACCGGAGGCGGAGACTCTCCCCTGCTCGGATCACAGCAGCCTCATCTGGCCGGGATGGACAACACCACCGCCAGCTGCTCGTCCGCCAAGTCCGACGACGAGGACGAGCGTTTCCCTGTCGAAATCCGGGATGCGGTGAGTCAGGTACTCAACTGCTACGACTGGACCATCGTGCCAATGCCAGTGCGAGTGAACTCCGGAAGCAAGAACAAGCCGCATGTAAAGAGGCCCATGAACGCCTTCATGGTGTGGGCGCAGGCGGCGCGCAGGAAACTGGCCGATCAACATCCACACCTGCATAACGCAGAGCTGAGCAAGACGCTGGGGAAGCTCTGGAG GCTTCTTAATGAGAGTGACAAGCGGCCCTTCATTGAAGAGGCAGAGAGGTTGAGGAAACAGCATAAAAAGGATTATCCTGACTACAAATACCAGCCACGAAGACGCAAGAACGGAAAGCCTGGTTCCGGTTCAGGAAGTGAGGCGGACGGCCATTCGGAGG GTCAGAGTCACAGTCCTCCAACACCTCCAACCACTCCCAAGACCGAACCTCAATCCGGTAAGGTGGGGGATGGGAAACGCGAGGGTTCTACGAATGGGGGCTCCCGTAGTACAGTGGAAGGAGAGGGAAGCTCAGTTGCTCCCGGGTCTGGGAAACCTCATATAGATTTTGGCAATGTCGACATTGGTGAGATGAGCCATGAGGTGATGGTCAACATGGAACCATTCGATGTCAATGAGTTTGACCAATACCTCCCTCCGAACGGGCACCCGGGGGTGGGGCAGACTGCTGGGGCAGCGGCTGCCGTGGCAGGTAATCCAGCCTCTTACACTTATGGcatctcctcagctctggcAGCAGCCAGCGGACACTCAGCGGCATGGCTCTCCAAGCAACAACAGCACCAACACCATGGCACCCCTCTCGGTTCAGATGCCTCCAAGGCCCAGATCAAGAGTGAGGCTGGGGGAACAGGAGGCCACTTTGCTGAATCGGCTTCAGCTGGTGCCCATGTCACCTACACTCCCCTCAGTCTTCCCCATTACAGCTCTGCCTTTCCCTCGTTCGCATCCAGGGCCCAGTTCGCCGATTACGCCGACCACCAGGCCTCGGGTTCATACTACGCTCATTCCAGCCAGGCATCGGGGCTGTACTCTGCCTTCTCTTATATGGGCCCCTCCCAGAGGCCCTTGTACACTGCCATAACTGACCCTGCCAACGTCCCCCAGTCTCACAGCCCTACGCACTGGGAACAGCCTGTCTACACAACACTGTCGCGTCCATGA
- the polr2f gene encoding DNA-directed RNA polymerases I, II, and III subunit RPABC2 produces the protein MSDNEDNFDDGDFDDAEEDEGLDDLENVEDEDQENVQILPAGEGQQANQKRITTPYMTKYERARVLGTRALQIAMCAPVMVELEGETDPLQIAMKELKSRKIPIIIRRYLPDGSYEDWGCDELIISD, from the exons ATGTCTGACAACGAGGATAA cttcGACGATGGAGATTTTGATGATGCCGAGGAGGATGAGGGGTTGGACGACCTCGAAAACGTGGAAGAT GAGGACCAGGAGAACGTGCAGATCCTACCTGCTGGAGAGGGACAGCAGGCAAACCAGAAGAGGATCACAACGCCGTACATGACCAAGTACGAGAGGGCTCGAGTTCTTGGAACAAGAGCTCTGCAAATAGC CATGTGTGCCCCTGTTATGGTGGAGCTGGAAGGAGAAACAGACCCCTTACAAATAGCAATGAAAGAGCTGAA GAGCAGGAAGATTCCCATCATCATCCGACGGTACCTTCCAGATGGGAGTTATGAGGACTGGGGATGTGATGAGCTCATCATTAGCGATTAA
- the sox10 gene encoding transcription factor SOX-10 isoform X1 translates to MYSKMSREEQSFSEADLSPGMSDDSRSLSPGHSSGATGGGDSPLLGSQQPHLAGMDNTTASCSSAKSDDEDERFPVEIRDAVSQVLNCYDWTIVPMPVRVNSGSKNKPHVKRPMNAFMVWAQAARRKLADQHPHLHNAELSKTLGKLWRLLNESDKRPFIEEAERLRKQHKKDYPDYKYQPRRRKNGKPGSGSGSEADGHSEGEISHSQSHYKGFHLDVVHSGGAGSPLADGHHPHAAGQSHSPPTPPTTPKTEPQSGKVGDGKREGSTNGGSRSTVEGEGSSVAPGSGKPHIDFGNVDIGEMSHEVMVNMEPFDVNEFDQYLPPNGHPGVGQTAGAAAAVAGNPASYTYGISSALAAASGHSAAWLSKQQQHQHHGTPLGSDASKAQIKSEAGGTGGHFAESASAGAHVTYTPLSLPHYSSAFPSFASRAQFADYADHQASGSYYAHSSQASGLYSAFSYMGPSQRPLYTAITDPANVPQSHSPTHWEQPVYTTLSRP, encoded by the exons ATGTATAGTAAGATgtccagagaggagcagagctttTCGGAGGCTGACCTCAGTCCTGGGATGTCTGATGACAGTCGCTCACTTTCTCCGGGTCACTCCTCCGGCGCAACCGGAGGCGGAGACTCTCCCCTGCTCGGATCACAGCAGCCTCATCTGGCCGGGATGGACAACACCACCGCCAGCTGCTCGTCCGCCAAGTCCGACGACGAGGACGAGCGTTTCCCTGTCGAAATCCGGGATGCGGTGAGTCAGGTACTCAACTGCTACGACTGGACCATCGTGCCAATGCCAGTGCGAGTGAACTCCGGAAGCAAGAACAAGCCGCATGTAAAGAGGCCCATGAACGCCTTCATGGTGTGGGCGCAGGCGGCGCGCAGGAAACTGGCCGATCAACATCCACACCTGCATAACGCAGAGCTGAGCAAGACGCTGGGGAAGCTCTGGAG GCTTCTTAATGAGAGTGACAAGCGGCCCTTCATTGAAGAGGCAGAGAGGTTGAGGAAACAGCATAAAAAGGATTATCCTGACTACAAATACCAGCCACGAAGACGCAAGAACGGAAAGCCTGGTTCCGGTTCAGGAAGTGAGGCGGACGGCCATTCGGAGGGTGAGATCAGCCATAGCCAATCCCACTACAAGGGCTTCCACCTGGATGTGGTCCATAGTGGGGGAGCTGGGTCACCTCTGGCAGATGGGCACCACCCTCATGCTGCAG GTCAGAGTCACAGTCCTCCAACACCTCCAACCACTCCCAAGACCGAACCTCAATCCGGTAAGGTGGGGGATGGGAAACGCGAGGGTTCTACGAATGGGGGCTCCCGTAGTACAGTGGAAGGAGAGGGAAGCTCAGTTGCTCCCGGGTCTGGGAAACCTCATATAGATTTTGGCAATGTCGACATTGGTGAGATGAGCCATGAGGTGATGGTCAACATGGAACCATTCGATGTCAATGAGTTTGACCAATACCTCCCTCCGAACGGGCACCCGGGGGTGGGGCAGACTGCTGGGGCAGCGGCTGCCGTGGCAGGTAATCCAGCCTCTTACACTTATGGcatctcctcagctctggcAGCAGCCAGCGGACACTCAGCGGCATGGCTCTCCAAGCAACAACAGCACCAACACCATGGCACCCCTCTCGGTTCAGATGCCTCCAAGGCCCAGATCAAGAGTGAGGCTGGGGGAACAGGAGGCCACTTTGCTGAATCGGCTTCAGCTGGTGCCCATGTCACCTACACTCCCCTCAGTCTTCCCCATTACAGCTCTGCCTTTCCCTCGTTCGCATCCAGGGCCCAGTTCGCCGATTACGCCGACCACCAGGCCTCGGGTTCATACTACGCTCATTCCAGCCAGGCATCGGGGCTGTACTCTGCCTTCTCTTATATGGGCCCCTCCCAGAGGCCCTTGTACACTGCCATAACTGACCCTGCCAACGTCCCCCAGTCTCACAGCCCTACGCACTGGGAACAGCCTGTCTACACAACACTGTCGCGTCCATGA